Proteins encoded in a region of the Streptomyces sp. NBC_01471 genome:
- a CDS encoding L-aspartate oxidase, translating to MTGTGIRLHAPAPGWEIDADVVIVGSGVAGLTAALRCTSAGLRTVVVTKARLDDGSTRWAQGGIAAALGEGDTPGQHLDDTLVAGAGLCDEEAVRTLVTEGPDAVRRLIATGARFDTDETGGIALTREGGHHRRRIAHAGGDATGAEISRALVDAVRGAALRTVENALVLDLLTDAEGRTAGVTLHVMGEGQHDGVGAVRAPAVVLATGGMGQIFSATTNPAVSTGDGVALALRAGAEISDLEFVQFHPTVLFLGAGAEGQQPLVSEAVRGEGAHLVDADGVRFMTGQHELAELAPRDIVAKAITRRMQEHGTEHMYLDARHFGAEMWEQRFPTILAACRSHGIDPVTEPVPVAPAAHYASGGVRTDLHGRTTVPGLYACGEVACTGVHGANRLASNSLLEGLVFAERIADDIVAAGTGGRTAAAVPPAEPGTLPLLAPEARLRIQRIMTAGAGVLRSAESLAGAADGLEAIRAEAEAQAAAEAVAEAAAGAAMDAAAAGAPEALPAVALKPAEPGVEAWEATNLLCVARVLTAAAQRREETRGCHWREDRADRDDTGWRRHLVVRLRPDRSLAVHTTDSADFPPTLPQRPQEQ from the coding sequence GTGACCGGAACCGGAATACGCCTGCACGCCCCCGCCCCCGGCTGGGAGATCGACGCCGACGTCGTGATCGTCGGATCCGGAGTGGCCGGCCTGACCGCCGCGCTGCGCTGCACCTCGGCGGGGCTGCGCACCGTCGTCGTGACCAAGGCCCGCCTCGACGACGGCTCGACCCGCTGGGCCCAGGGCGGCATCGCGGCGGCGCTCGGCGAGGGCGACACCCCCGGGCAGCACCTCGACGACACGCTGGTCGCGGGGGCCGGGCTCTGCGACGAGGAGGCGGTCCGCACCCTGGTCACCGAGGGGCCCGACGCCGTACGCAGGCTCATCGCGACGGGCGCGCGGTTCGACACCGACGAGACCGGCGGCATCGCCCTCACCCGGGAGGGCGGCCACCACCGCCGCCGTATCGCGCACGCGGGCGGCGACGCCACCGGAGCCGAGATCTCCCGCGCCCTGGTCGACGCGGTCCGCGGGGCCGCGCTGCGCACCGTGGAGAACGCCCTGGTCCTCGACCTCCTCACCGACGCCGAAGGCCGTACGGCGGGCGTCACCCTGCACGTCATGGGGGAGGGCCAGCACGACGGCGTCGGCGCGGTCCGCGCGCCGGCGGTCGTGCTCGCCACCGGCGGCATGGGCCAGATCTTCTCGGCGACCACCAACCCCGCCGTCTCCACGGGCGACGGCGTGGCCCTGGCGCTCCGGGCCGGCGCCGAGATCTCCGACCTGGAATTCGTCCAGTTCCATCCCACGGTGCTCTTCCTCGGCGCGGGCGCCGAGGGCCAGCAGCCGCTGGTCTCCGAAGCGGTACGGGGCGAGGGCGCCCACCTCGTCGACGCCGACGGGGTCCGCTTCATGACCGGGCAGCACGAGCTGGCCGAGCTGGCACCCCGCGACATCGTGGCCAAGGCCATCACCCGCCGGATGCAGGAGCACGGCACCGAGCACATGTATCTCGACGCCCGCCACTTCGGCGCCGAGATGTGGGAGCAGCGCTTCCCGACGATCCTCGCCGCCTGTCGCAGCCACGGCATCGACCCGGTGACCGAGCCGGTCCCGGTCGCCCCGGCCGCGCACTACGCGTCGGGCGGTGTCCGCACCGACCTGCACGGCCGCACCACCGTCCCCGGTCTGTACGCCTGCGGTGAGGTCGCCTGCACCGGTGTGCACGGCGCGAACCGGCTCGCGTCCAACTCCCTCCTGGAAGGCCTGGTCTTCGCCGAGCGCATCGCCGACGACATCGTCGCGGCGGGCACCGGCGGGCGCACCGCGGCGGCCGTTCCCCCGGCCGAGCCCGGCACGCTCCCGCTCCTCGCGCCCGAGGCCCGGCTCCGTATCCAGCGCATCATGACGGCGGGCGCCGGAGTGCTCCGCTCCGCGGAGAGCCTCGCCGGGGCGGCGGACGGGCTGGAGGCGATCCGTGCCGAGGCGGAGGCGCAGGCCGCAGCCGAGGCCGTGGCGGAAGCGGCGGCCGGGGCCGCCATGGACGCGGCGGCGGCCGGAGCCCCGGAAGCGCTGCCCGCCGTCGCCCTGAAGCCCGCCGAACCGGGCGTCGAGGCCTGGGAGGCGACCAACCTCCTCTGCGTCGCCCGCGTCCTCACCGCCGCCGCGCAGCGCCGCGAGGAGACCCGCGGCTGCCACTGGCGCGAGGACCGTGCGGACCGCGACGACACCGGCTGGCGCCGCCACCTCGTCGTACGGCTGCGCCCCGACCGTTCGCTCGCCGTGCACACCACGGACAGTGCCGACTTCCCCCCGACCCTCCCTCAGCGCCCTCAGGAGCAGTGA
- the panC gene encoding pantoate--beta-alanine ligase codes for MTTTALLHTAAELHALPPAGGRTGTRAVVMTMGALHDGHATLVRAAREQAGEAGQVVVTVFVNPLQFGAGEDLDRYPRTLEADLAVAELAGADAVFAPSADEVYPGGEPQVRIAGGPMGERFEGAARPGHFDGMLTVVAKLLHLTRPDVALFGQKDAQQLALVRRMARDLNFPVGIVGVPTVREPDGLAMSSRNRFLSTGDRTTALALSRALFAGRDTLAAATPTAPATPAAVRAAARAVLDGAALSLDYLSLIDPSDFTEATDDHRGEAVLAVAARVGTTRLIDNIPLTFGEPQ; via the coding sequence ATGACCACCACCGCGCTGCTGCACACGGCCGCCGAACTGCACGCCCTGCCGCCCGCGGGCGGACGGACCGGGACCCGCGCCGTCGTCATGACCATGGGCGCCCTGCACGACGGCCACGCCACCCTCGTACGGGCCGCCAGGGAGCAGGCGGGCGAGGCAGGACAGGTCGTCGTGACCGTCTTCGTCAACCCGTTGCAGTTCGGGGCGGGTGAAGACCTCGACCGCTACCCGCGCACCCTCGAAGCGGACCTCGCCGTCGCCGAACTGGCCGGCGCCGACGCCGTCTTCGCCCCCTCGGCCGACGAGGTCTACCCGGGCGGCGAGCCCCAGGTCCGGATCGCCGGGGGCCCGATGGGGGAGCGTTTCGAGGGCGCGGCGCGGCCCGGCCACTTCGACGGCATGCTCACCGTCGTCGCCAAACTCCTGCACCTCACCCGCCCCGACGTCGCGCTGTTCGGGCAGAAGGACGCCCAACAGCTCGCCCTGGTACGGCGGATGGCGCGCGACCTCAACTTCCCGGTCGGGATCGTCGGCGTACCGACCGTCCGGGAACCGGACGGGCTGGCGATGTCCAGCCGCAACCGCTTCCTCTCCACCGGTGACCGCACCACCGCACTGGCCCTGTCCCGTGCCCTGTTCGCGGGCCGGGACACCCTCGCGGCCGCCACGCCGACCGCCCCCGCCACCCCCGCGGCCGTGCGCGCCGCCGCGCGGGCCGTTCTCGACGGGGCGGCGCTCTCCCTGGACTACCTGTCCCTGATCGACCCGTCCGACTTCACCGAGGCCACCGACGACCACCGGGGCGAAGCCGTCCTCGCGGTCGCCGCCCGGGTCGGTACGACGCGTCTGATCGACAACATCCCGCTGACCTTCGGGGAACCACAGTGA
- a CDS encoding DUF2520 domain-containing protein — MNASAESRPARLTVGVVGAGRVGPALAAALQLAGHRPVAASGVSDASVRRAAVLLPDVPLVTPAEVLARAELVLLTVPDDALPALVEGLAETGAVRPGQLLVHTSGRFGTGVLDPALRAGALPLALHPAMTFTGTSVDVQRLAGCSFGVTAPDELRLAAEALVIEMGGEPEWIAEESRPLYHAALALGANHLVTLVAQSMELLSTAGVAAPDRMLGPLLGAALDNALRSGDAALTGPVARGDAGTVAAHVEELRKHAPQAVAGYLAMARTTADRALAHGLLKPELAEDLLGVLADGESR, encoded by the coding sequence GTGAACGCATCAGCAGAATCCCGCCCCGCGCGGCTCACCGTCGGCGTGGTCGGAGCGGGCCGGGTGGGCCCCGCCCTCGCCGCCGCGCTCCAGCTCGCCGGGCACCGCCCGGTCGCCGCGTCCGGCGTCTCCGACGCATCCGTCCGCAGGGCCGCCGTCCTGCTCCCCGACGTCCCCCTGGTCACCCCGGCCGAGGTGCTGGCCCGCGCCGAGCTGGTCCTGCTGACCGTGCCCGACGACGCGCTGCCCGCGCTGGTGGAGGGCCTGGCCGAGACCGGTGCGGTCCGGCCGGGCCAGCTCCTGGTCCATACGTCGGGCCGGTTCGGCACCGGGGTGCTCGACCCCGCGCTGCGCGCCGGAGCCCTGCCGCTCGCACTGCACCCGGCGATGACCTTCACCGGCACCTCCGTGGACGTCCAGCGGCTGGCCGGCTGCTCCTTCGGCGTGACCGCCCCCGACGAGCTGCGGCTCGCCGCGGAGGCGCTGGTCATCGAGATGGGCGGCGAGCCGGAGTGGATCGCGGAGGAGTCCCGTCCGCTCTACCACGCGGCACTCGCCCTCGGTGCGAACCACCTGGTCACCCTGGTCGCCCAGTCGATGGAGCTGCTGAGCACGGCGGGGGTGGCCGCCCCCGACCGGATGCTGGGACCGCTCCTCGGCGCCGCCCTCGACAACGCCCTCAGGTCCGGCGACGCCGCGCTGACCGGGCCGGTCGCCCGCGGTGACGCGGGCACGGTCGCGGCGCACGTCGAGGAGTTGCGCAAGCACGCACCGCAGGCCGTCGCCGGTTATCTGGCGATGGCCCGTACGACGGCGGACCGCGCCCTCGCCCACGGACTGCTCAAGCCGGAACTGGCCGAGGACCTGCTCGGAGTCCTCGCGGACGGAGAGTCGCGATGA
- a CDS encoding low specificity L-threonine aldolase gives MTNEADTTGADGDGQDSGTGHDSGKEQADGGGHREQAKQPEQSEPSGQDRARRRTAAMRGAKRVLSRPSALATLGERLTALAADAGAVYDLDEQVDIYGGGVVAELEQRVAGLLGLPAAAFFPTGTMAQQVALRCWAGRTGDPVVALHPMAHPELHERGAFGAVSGLRTVHPTSAPRLPTAAEVRDFEEPFGTLMLELPLRDAGFVLPTWDELVAVVAAARERDAVVHLDGARLWECAPHFGRGLEEIAGLADSVYVSFYKSLDGLSGAVLAGPVSLIEEARTWRHRYGGQLFQQYPAALSALLGLERELPRLASYVEHAKVVAAGLADGFRAAGVPWFRVSPEVPHTHQFQVWLPYGAEVLSEAAVGQAEETGVALFHQFYPAPGAVPGVSLTEVTVAAPGLSWSAADVVAAVEDFVRRVG, from the coding sequence ATGACGAACGAGGCAGACACGACCGGGGCCGATGGCGACGGACAGGACAGCGGGACCGGGCACGACAGCGGAAAAGAGCAGGCCGACGGGGGCGGGCACCGCGAGCAGGCCAAGCAGCCCGAACAGTCCGAGCCCTCCGGACAGGACCGAGCGCGCCGCAGGACCGCGGCGATGCGCGGTGCGAAGCGGGTGCTGTCGCGCCCGTCCGCCCTCGCCACGCTGGGCGAGCGGCTGACCGCGCTGGCGGCGGACGCGGGCGCGGTGTACGACCTGGACGAGCAGGTGGACATCTACGGCGGCGGAGTAGTCGCCGAGCTGGAGCAGCGGGTGGCCGGGCTGCTCGGGCTCCCGGCTGCCGCCTTCTTCCCCACCGGCACGATGGCGCAGCAGGTCGCGCTGCGGTGCTGGGCGGGCCGTACCGGCGATCCGGTGGTCGCGCTGCACCCCATGGCCCACCCCGAGCTGCACGAGCGGGGCGCCTTCGGGGCGGTGAGCGGACTGCGTACCGTCCATCCGACGTCGGCGCCCCGGCTCCCCACCGCCGCGGAGGTACGCGACTTCGAGGAGCCCTTCGGCACGCTGATGCTGGAACTGCCGCTGCGCGATGCCGGTTTCGTCCTCCCGACGTGGGACGAGCTGGTCGCGGTCGTCGCGGCCGCCAGGGAACGGGATGCGGTGGTGCACCTCGACGGCGCGCGGCTCTGGGAGTGCGCCCCCCACTTCGGCCGCGGCCTGGAGGAGATCGCGGGGCTCGCGGACAGTGTGTACGTCTCCTTCTACAAGTCCCTCGACGGCCTGTCGGGCGCCGTGCTCGCGGGGCCGGTGTCCCTGATCGAGGAGGCCAGGACCTGGCGCCACCGGTACGGGGGCCAGCTCTTCCAGCAGTACCCGGCCGCGCTGTCGGCCCTGCTGGGCCTGGAGCGGGAGCTTCCCCGGCTGGCCTCGTACGTCGAGCACGCGAAGGTGGTCGCCGCCGGGCTGGCGGACGGGTTCCGGGCGGCGGGTGTGCCCTGGTTCCGGGTCAGCCCCGAGGTGCCGCACACCCACCAGTTCCAGGTGTGGCTGCCGTACGGGGCGGAGGTGCTGTCGGAGGCGGCGGTCGGACAGGCGGAGGAGACCGGGGTGGCGCTGTTCCACCAGTTCTACCCCGCGCCGGGCGCCGTACCGGGGGTGTCGCTGACCGAGGTGACGGTGGCGGCGCCGGGGCTGTCGTGGAGTGCGGCGGATGTGGTGGCCGCGGTGGAGGACTTCGTACGCCGGGTGGGGTGA
- a CDS encoding DUF5937 family protein, translating into MDIDITGLPPGAITFEPSPLAELGNALHVLSEPGHHPGLHGWATATAAALEPDLADRLHEADFLWRTTFSDIFMPFAGARHGGGRPGATLAEDLDLLDLLSDDEFVTVALEFTCSVTYDLGGPSPLTDAGVRSRALDLAAARGPRQLDFAGHLLNDPVTVRAWIRRLFEDCEQAFFGDTWRRVRIQLAADARHKTEILRHKGLADAMTAVSAALSLDSTGTRISADKLAEGRSAAVGAPAGDGLTFVPTSFGWPHLLVLHRPDWRPAIQYPVAAPELPSPASVDLLKLRLEALAHPMRMRMCRGLARSPHTTGELADTHGISAPEASRHLAVLKRAGLITTKRRGRYVLHQLDLTVVARLGSDFLEGVLR; encoded by the coding sequence GTGGACATCGACATCACGGGACTGCCGCCCGGGGCGATCACTTTCGAGCCGTCACCCCTGGCGGAGCTCGGCAATGCGCTGCATGTGCTGTCCGAACCGGGCCACCATCCTGGGCTGCACGGCTGGGCCACGGCGACGGCCGCCGCGCTGGAGCCGGACCTCGCCGACCGGCTGCACGAGGCGGACTTCCTGTGGCGCACCACGTTCTCGGACATCTTCATGCCGTTCGCGGGGGCCCGGCACGGCGGCGGCAGGCCCGGGGCGACCCTCGCCGAGGACCTGGATCTGCTCGACCTGCTGTCCGACGACGAGTTCGTGACGGTCGCCCTGGAGTTCACCTGCTCCGTCACCTACGACCTGGGCGGCCCGTCACCGCTCACCGACGCGGGGGTCCGCAGCCGCGCACTGGATCTCGCGGCGGCGCGCGGGCCCCGGCAGCTCGACTTCGCCGGACATCTGCTGAACGACCCGGTCACCGTGCGGGCCTGGATCCGGCGGCTCTTCGAGGACTGCGAGCAGGCGTTCTTCGGCGACACCTGGCGCCGCGTACGGATCCAGCTGGCCGCCGACGCCCGGCACAAGACCGAGATCCTGCGACACAAGGGCCTCGCCGATGCGATGACCGCGGTCTCCGCCGCCCTGTCGCTGGACAGTACGGGCACCAGGATCAGCGCCGACAAGCTCGCGGAAGGGCGTTCGGCCGCGGTGGGCGCACCCGCCGGGGACGGGCTCACCTTCGTACCGACCAGCTTCGGCTGGCCCCATCTGCTGGTGCTGCACCGCCCGGACTGGCGCCCGGCGATCCAGTACCCGGTGGCCGCCCCCGAGCTGCCGTCCCCCGCCTCGGTCGATCTGCTGAAGCTGCGTCTTGAGGCGCTGGCCCACCCGATGCGGATGCGGATGTGCCGGGGGCTGGCCCGCTCCCCGCACACCACGGGCGAACTGGCCGACACCCACGGCATATCCGCGCCGGAGGCCTCCCGCCATCTGGCGGTCCTGAAGCGGGCCGGCCTGATCACCACCAAGCGGCGCGGACGGTACGTCCTGCACCAGCTGGACCTGACCGTGGTGGCCAGACTCGGCAGCGACTTCCTGGAGGGGGTGCTGCGCTGA
- a CDS encoding response regulator transcription factor, whose protein sequence is MAIRVMLVDDQVLLRTGFRMVLAAQPDMEVVAEAGDGAEAISVLRSTAVDVVLMDVRMPKMDGVEATGQICARPDAPKVLILTTFDLDEYAFSGLKAGASGFMLKDVPPAELLGAIRSVHSGDAVVAPSTTRRLLDRFSPMLPSTVADPQHKEIERLTDREREVMLLVAQGLSNGEIAARLVLSEATVKTHVGRILTKLGLRDRVQVVVMAYETGLVRAGGSGAR, encoded by the coding sequence ATGGCGATCCGCGTGATGCTCGTCGACGACCAGGTGCTGCTGCGCACCGGCTTCCGGATGGTGCTCGCCGCCCAGCCGGACATGGAGGTCGTCGCGGAGGCGGGCGACGGCGCGGAGGCGATCAGTGTTCTCCGGTCGACGGCGGTCGACGTGGTGCTGATGGACGTCCGTATGCCGAAGATGGACGGTGTCGAGGCGACCGGGCAGATCTGTGCGCGGCCCGATGCGCCGAAGGTGCTGATCCTGACCACCTTCGACCTGGACGAGTACGCCTTCTCCGGGCTGAAGGCGGGCGCCAGCGGATTCATGCTCAAGGACGTGCCCCCGGCCGAGCTGCTCGGGGCGATCCGGTCCGTGCACAGCGGCGACGCGGTCGTCGCGCCGTCGACCACGCGGCGGCTGCTCGACCGCTTCTCACCGATGCTGCCCAGCACGGTCGCGGATCCGCAGCACAAGGAGATCGAGCGGCTCACGGACCGGGAGCGCGAGGTGATGCTGCTGGTCGCGCAGGGCCTGTCGAACGGCGAGATCGCGGCGCGGCTGGTGCTGTCGGAGGCCACGGTGAAGACGCATGTGGGCCGCATCCTCACCAAGCTGGGGCTGCGGGACCGGGTGCAGGTGGTCGTGATGGCGTACGAAACGGGTCTGGTACGGGCCGGGGGCTCCGGGGCGCGCTGA
- a CDS encoding sensor histidine kinase: MQRLYAFIRRHPTLVDVFWAVILLGFSAVQWESTRMGHGYDYQAVPVFLGLCAAVALRRRAPEKMLLLVTLLGVAQLVFDISPVPADFAMLVLIYTVAADGARWASRFGLVGGLCAGALAELRWHEETATSWVQEAVLTMVATVPFILAWVMGDSVRTRRAYFAQLEERAARLEREREAQSKVAVAGERARIARELHDVVAHNVSVMVVQADGAAYVLDASPDQARQALETISSTGRQALAEMRRLLGVLRTGDAPESGEYVPQPDVQQIEDLVEQVRVAGLTVDFRVEGTPRPLPSGVELTAYRIVQEALTNTRKHGGPDVGASVRLVYFDDGLGLLVEDDGRGAAHELYQDGGADGQGHGLIGMRERIGMVGGTLDAGPRPGGGFRISALLPLKPAH; the protein is encoded by the coding sequence GTGCAGCGTCTCTACGCCTTCATCCGCAGACACCCGACTCTGGTCGACGTCTTCTGGGCCGTCATCCTCCTCGGGTTCTCCGCGGTGCAGTGGGAGTCGACCCGGATGGGACACGGGTACGACTACCAGGCCGTCCCGGTCTTCCTGGGCCTCTGCGCGGCCGTGGCCCTGCGCCGCCGGGCGCCCGAGAAGATGCTGCTGCTCGTGACGCTGCTGGGGGTGGCGCAGCTGGTCTTCGACATCAGCCCGGTGCCCGCGGACTTCGCCATGCTGGTGCTGATCTACACCGTCGCGGCCGACGGGGCGCGCTGGGCCTCCCGGTTCGGCCTGGTCGGCGGCCTGTGCGCGGGGGCGCTCGCGGAGCTGCGCTGGCACGAGGAGACGGCCACCAGCTGGGTGCAGGAGGCAGTGCTCACGATGGTGGCGACGGTGCCGTTCATCCTGGCCTGGGTGATGGGCGACTCGGTGCGGACCCGCCGGGCCTACTTCGCGCAGCTGGAGGAGCGGGCCGCCCGGCTGGAGCGGGAGCGCGAGGCGCAGTCGAAGGTGGCGGTCGCCGGGGAACGCGCCCGGATCGCCCGTGAGCTGCACGATGTCGTCGCGCACAACGTGTCGGTGATGGTGGTCCAGGCGGACGGCGCCGCCTATGTCCTGGACGCCTCGCCCGACCAGGCCAGGCAGGCGCTGGAGACGATCTCGTCCACCGGCCGTCAGGCGCTCGCCGAGATGCGCCGGCTGCTGGGGGTGCTGCGGACCGGTGACGCACCGGAGAGCGGTGAGTACGTCCCGCAGCCGGACGTGCAGCAGATCGAGGACCTGGTCGAGCAGGTCAGGGTCGCCGGCCTGACCGTGGACTTCCGTGTCGAGGGGACTCCGAGGCCGCTGCCCAGTGGCGTGGAGCTCACCGCGTACCGCATTGTGCAGGAAGCACTCACCAACACCCGCAAGCACGGCGGGCCGGACGTGGGCGCCAGTGTGCGTCTCGTCTACTTCGACGACGGACTCGGCCTGCTGGTCGAGGACGACGGCCGGGGCGCGGCGCACGAGCTGTACCAGGACGGCGGGGCGGACGGTCAGGGACACGGCCTGATCGGAATGCGGGAGCGCATCGGCATGGTCGGGGGCACGCTGGACGCGGGCCCGCGGCCGGGCGGCGGCTTCCGGATCAGCGCGCTGCTGCCGCTCAAGCCCGCCCACTAG
- a CDS encoding SAM-dependent methyltransferase has product MTDEWRGWREATEAALYGADGFYLRPEGPSGHFRTSVHASPLFASAVARLLTELDIAEPALVDMGAGRGELVTGVLAALPADFPVRAYAVERAPRPAGLDERVVWCAEPPAGVRGLLFANEWLDNVPVDVAETDPAGTRRYVQVRTEDGAERLGGPVAGADAEWLDRWWPAAGPGTRAEIGRPRDEAWAAAAGTLEAGIAVAVDYAHPRTARPPFGTLTGFREGREVRPVPDGSCDITSHVALDACALPGAELRTQREALRALGVSGERPPLALASADPAAYVRGLAAAGEAAELVARGGLGDFGWLTQRVGTGPGATAG; this is encoded by the coding sequence GTGACTGATGAGTGGCGCGGGTGGCGTGAGGCGACGGAGGCCGCTCTGTACGGGGCGGACGGCTTCTATCTGCGGCCGGAGGGGCCGTCGGGCCACTTCCGCACCTCGGTGCACGCCTCCCCCTTGTTCGCGTCGGCCGTGGCCCGGCTGCTGACGGAGCTGGACATCGCGGAACCGGCCCTGGTCGACATGGGGGCGGGCCGCGGTGAGCTGGTGACGGGTGTCCTGGCCGCGCTGCCCGCGGACTTCCCGGTACGGGCGTACGCCGTCGAGCGTGCGCCCCGTCCGGCCGGGCTCGACGAGCGCGTCGTCTGGTGCGCCGAGCCGCCGGCCGGGGTGCGCGGGCTGCTCTTCGCGAACGAGTGGCTGGACAACGTTCCGGTCGACGTCGCGGAGACGGACCCGGCCGGGACGCGGCGCTATGTGCAGGTCAGGACGGAGGACGGCGCCGAGCGGCTGGGCGGGCCGGTGGCCGGGGCGGACGCGGAGTGGCTGGACCGCTGGTGGCCGGCGGCCGGGCCGGGCACCCGCGCCGAGATCGGCCGCCCGCGCGACGAGGCGTGGGCGGCGGCGGCCGGAACACTGGAGGCGGGCATCGCGGTGGCCGTCGACTACGCGCACCCGCGCACGGCCCGGCCGCCCTTCGGCACACTCACCGGCTTCCGGGAGGGCCGTGAGGTGCGGCCGGTACCGGACGGGAGCTGCGACATCACCTCCCATGTGGCGCTGGACGCGTGCGCGCTGCCGGGGGCGGAGCTGCGGACCCAGCGGGAGGCACTGCGCGCCCTGGGCGTCAGTGGCGAACGCCCGCCCCTGGCGCTGGCCTCGGCGGACCCCGCGGCGTACGTCAGGGGCCTGGCCGCGGCGGGCGAGGCGGCGGAGCTGGTGGCACGGGGCGGGCTGGGGGACTTCGGGTGGCTGACGCAGCGGGTGGGCACGGGGCCGGGGGCCACGGCGGGGTGA
- a CDS encoding NADH-quinone oxidoreductase subunit D has translation MTETTVGIGGAAESTDMVLNIGPQHPSTHGVLRLRLVLDGERIQQAEPVIGYMHRGAEKLFEARDYRQIIMLANRHDWLSAFSNELGVVMAVERMLGMEVPERAVWTRTLLAELNRVLNHLMFLGSYPLELGGITPVFHAFREREVIQAVMEEVSGGRMHYMFNRVGGLKEDLPAGWLGRARDAVADVRSRMDVYDDLVLGNEIFRGRTRGVGVLSAAAVHAYGVSGPIARGSGVDFDLRRDEPYLAYGDLQDTLKVVTREEGDCLARFEVLLGQTHNALDLADACLDRLAGLAPGPVNQRLPKVLKAPEGETYAWTENPLGINGYYLVSKGEKTPYRLKLRSASFNNIQALTELLPGTLVADMVAILGSLFFVVGDIDK, from the coding sequence ATGACGGAGACGACGGTCGGCATCGGCGGCGCCGCGGAGAGCACCGACATGGTGCTCAACATCGGCCCCCAGCACCCTTCCACCCACGGAGTGCTCCGCCTCCGTCTGGTCCTGGACGGCGAACGCATCCAGCAGGCGGAGCCGGTCATCGGCTATATGCACCGGGGCGCCGAGAAACTCTTCGAGGCCCGCGACTACCGCCAGATCATCATGCTCGCCAACCGCCACGACTGGCTCTCCGCCTTCTCCAACGAGCTGGGCGTGGTGATGGCCGTCGAGCGGATGCTCGGCATGGAGGTCCCCGAGCGCGCGGTCTGGACCCGTACGCTCCTCGCCGAGCTGAACCGGGTGCTCAACCACCTGATGTTCCTCGGGTCGTACCCGCTCGAACTGGGCGGTATCACCCCGGTGTTCCACGCCTTCCGTGAGCGCGAGGTGATCCAGGCGGTCATGGAGGAGGTCTCCGGCGGCCGGATGCACTACATGTTCAACCGGGTCGGCGGCCTCAAGGAGGACCTCCCGGCGGGCTGGCTCGGCCGGGCGCGGGACGCCGTGGCCGATGTCCGCTCACGCATGGACGTGTACGACGACCTCGTACTCGGCAACGAGATCTTCCGGGGCCGCACCCGGGGCGTGGGGGTCCTCTCCGCCGCCGCCGTGCACGCGTACGGGGTGAGCGGCCCGATCGCGCGCGGCTCGGGCGTCGACTTCGATCTGCGCCGCGACGAGCCGTATCTCGCGTACGGCGATCTCCAGGACACCCTGAAGGTCGTCACCCGCGAGGAGGGAGACTGCCTGGCGCGCTTCGAGGTGCTGCTCGGCCAGACGCACAACGCGCTGGACCTGGCGGACGCCTGTCTGGACCGGCTGGCCGGGCTGGCTCCCGGGCCGGTGAACCAGCGGCTCCCCAAGGTGCTGAAGGCCCCGGAGGGCGAGACGTACGCCTGGACCGAGAACCCGCTCGGCATCAACGGCTACTACCTGGTGTCGAAGGGCGAGAAGACCCCGTACCGCCTGAAACTCCGCTCGGCGTCGTTCAACAACATCCAGGCGCTGACCGAGCTGCTGCCCGGCACCCTGGTCGCCGACATGGTGGCGATCCTGGGCTCGCTCTTCTTCGTGGTCGGCGACATCGACAAGTAG